TTAAATTAGAAGATGAAAGTTTTTTTAGACTGCCCAAACAAGGTCACATCGTAAGTAATCTTAGAAGTACTACTTGAGCAACAATCACCTGAGGCCAAGTCCAATAGGTTCAATTATGTTATTTTCAGGTGTTCGTTCTACTTTTATTGTAAATCTTACCTCCATCAACAGAAAAACGTGTAACATCAACACTAATATGGCTCAAAGCAGCTAATTTGCCATTCGGAGCTTTGCAACGATCATGCTTCTTATTCCTGCTTTTGGCGTCTAACGCTTAATCACGCAAGTTCTACTACCATAGTTGTCAAAAGGTAAAACGCACTGAAGCGCAAAGGTTTCATATCGCTTCAAAGCGCTTGCTTGAACAAAGCAAAgcccaaaataaagaaagtccATAATGAATTTAGTAACTATCTTAAAAACTACAACAGGCGAGTATGAGATGCATGAACTGATGCACATATAGTAAAATAAAAGGCTAAATGCTAATAAAAGCTAGAAGCAGTCAGGGACACCAGAACTGCTGaagtcttcttttctttttagggttttagccTTTAGGTCAATTTTTTTCATCGGCTAGACTTGTTTTGGAAGGGCTTCAGTGAAGGTGCTGTGCTTCAAGGCTGGTGAAGCCCTAGGGCAGCGCTGAAGTGCTTAAGCAAGGGCTTTGAGGGCTTTTGACAACTATGTCTACTATTACCAAAGTAAATACGACTGGGCATGTTATGAGTGTCACTAAGATCAGCAGTTTATATAACCAACGTAATTTTCACATAATATGGAGAAAAAAAAGTACTTTTCTGGCAAGATTAATCAGCCTCCTCTTGCTAATGAAAGAGTCCTCAAAAGCAGCAATCCATCACTCAAATGAAGTAATGTCTCACATAACCTATGGTAAAGatatgttgaagatgattttacgCATCCAAAAAGGAAAAATCTTTGCAAGGACTTTACGTGCATACCTTAGGCCCACGATCTACCAACTGAGCCCATTCCTGTCGGTTCCTCAGGCAATCAAGAACAGCCTGTGAAGGAGTTGAGTATGCATAACGCTCTCCATTGTGCTTTCTCAAGTTATGCCAGTGCTGCAATTTGAAAGTGAAAAAATGAAGACTAAAATAAATTGTTTTCTCacaaatcacaaacaaatcAACATTCTGCCTTGTTACAGTTTGAGATAGAAGCAGCCATACCGGCAGAACTGCATTACAAAGCTCGTCATACGTCATGCGTCTGCCTTTGCTCATTATCTCATTGATCAGGCCTGTAGATTGATGTAGTATGTATAtacaaattaacttcaaaagacgtgtaaaaagtttaaaaaattaaaaaagaaatgaagaaagagaaagcATGATCTTGTTTATGCTGATTTAATTAACTTCATGgttattcattttctttgagATGCAGCTACCTGGTAGTGTACGATGAACAGGATCCCTAATGGTGCCGGTATCCTCATCGGAAAAATTCCTAGGTGAATTATGCATAGATGATGCATGGTGATCATTCGCCCCGGCAAAGGAAGATGGGCCACTATTTGCAGTTGCACCAGATGAAGATGGGAAGTTTTTCTTGACAGAATGTAACCTAGCTTGCGATCCAATGTCTTCCCTCTTAGATGAAGATTCAGCTGCATATCCCATATCTTTTCTCTGATCAGGTGAAGATGGACCTCTGTCTGCCTTTCTGGCATCATGTTCAAGCTCATGAGATCGGCGAAAGCCATCTTTGGATGTATCTTTGTATTTTCTTCTAGATACCTTCAATTCCATACAAAATGagattagtttttttaaaatgtaatcAATTAATGAGATTAGTAACCAAGGACTGCCACACCAACAATATGTCTCAAAGAAATAACTACAACCACACTTATTCAAGAATCATCTTCACAAATACATGAAGGCATAATATCATACCGAACTATGATCCTTTCCACCAGAACTAGATGTACGCTTTATTAGCATGCTTGTTGCAGTTGGGGAAGACAGCTGCGGTAAGCTACCAGCATGACGAACTCGCGGCCGGGGTACCCTAGGAGAACTGTTGAGTTCTTGATGCAAACGCAAAGCAAGCTGCCCAAATTCACAGAGTAGATATAAACTAATAAAGATGAGTAAAAGCTAAACTTCCTCgaagaaattaagatatgaaaaTAAACTTAATACAAGAAATGGCAATTCTGTTGGCACCTCTTCATCACTTAGACCAGCATTTGAATTTGAAGGGACGGAAGGATGCATTGGTGGTACATGATTCATCTTAGATGATGGTTGGGGATTTGAATGATTATATCTGTCACCTCTCTGTGATGAACCTGAAGTTGATATCTTATTTTGTTCATGTGAAGCACACTGAACTTGAGGTGATCCACCAGTCTCGCCAGATACCGAAGTAAGTGCTATGCTCTGTGGCAAAGATGTCTTAGACAAGTGAACAAAGTTGTCCTTTGTTTCAATTTGCTTGGGTACAGGCACGTGTGAAATTTTGCTTGAATGTGATGCCTTTGAAGAACAACTTAGAGACGATCTTGAGCGTTCCTTTTCTGATTTTCTTGAGATGTCACGCCTGACCTCATCCCCAATATCACTAGCAGAACAATTTTTCTTACTGCCAATATTGCAGTCACTTACTCGTTGCTTACTGATAGGATTACAATTATGAGTGTCTGCAGGTCTTGAGTTTTCAGAAGTAGACGTTCGGGAGATCACAGCTATTGAAGAGGCGGAAGAAGGTTTCCCTACACATACTACCACTTTGTGTTGACTTGGCAATGCTGGAGAGGTTGAAAGAGTTCCAACAGATTTTGAAACCTCTTCTGCATACACTGATACCTGTTTTGGGTCCGACGGGCAATTTTGCAATGCCATAGAACCTTCTGAATTTTCCAACTCTTGTGTTAGCCGACAAGGATCACCAGCAAATTCATCTGCTTTATCTGTCAGACTATCATTGAATGCTTCAGAAGTTCTGTCAGTATCTATTACCTTAGGATCATTGGACTTTGGTCCGGTGGCCCCTACAATATTCTCTTTCGAAGTCTCTGATGTGTGATCACACGACAATCCAGTATTctccatgtcatcaaaatcCTCCTTCACTATAATGTGAGGCTCAAAGGAGCTTGTAGACATGTCACCATTAGGAATTTGATAAACCTGCTTGCAATTCCACTCTTGTGCAGCAATAGCCACATCTTCAACGCAGGGCTTCACAGTACTTCCATCAGGACCTACCACAGTACCATCTACATTTCCAATCATGATGCCATCTCCCTATGATGATGACAATAATGAACAGCATAAACGAAGCTCGTACGTAAATAATAAATACGAttgtagaccaagttttataaCAAAAGAAGGCCCAGAGCAGACTTAACTATGGATTCAAAGAATTATTGAAGAATTGACACAAATGCATAAGCATGCAAGTAATTCActcaaacatttttttgaatggaataaTCTACTCAAAAGTAGTTGTTAAGGCATGTATTCTGCATATCATAATAAACAGTCCATCTACATAAATCTTTTTGAAGAAACACTCCATAAAATAGTACCCAAAAAAATGACAGAACTGAATAATGTATGTCAGTTTAGTTACCAGTTAGTTCGTAGTCGATGCTCTCTAGTTAAACCTTTCCTAGAGAACTAACTTGGAACCAGTAAATAACAGGATTCAGTCTACAAACTTTTAGACTAGTTTTCAAGCTGACTTAGTTGTTTCACTTCCATGGTTCATTCGTTTGTCAAGATGGATCGTCCATATAGCTGCTGCATTGATGTACTGTTTATAGCAAGATTGAGATAAATGGGGTAGTTCACGAACTAATTAAGAATGCATGTTGGTAAAAAGAAAGCAACCAAAATTCAATAACACCACAGGAAAAGGCCAAAGACTACACATGAAGCCACAAATTTAATAATTCTTGTCAACTCAACAACAGTATAAATGGGCCACTGTAAAGCATACCTCTTGTTTGACAGAAATGTGACCCACATCATTGGTTTTCAGCAAGGATGGAGCCGAATCAGCATTCCTGGAAGGATTATCAATCAATGCAGAAGATTGATGCACCATAGCATTATCTTCCTCCTTAACAGCTTCAATTGAAGCATTACGCACTGATATGTCAGAAGACAATCCTTCTGAAGAAGATTCAATCGCTGTCAACTTGGTTTTGGGCTCTTTAGCACCATTGTCCACTGCAAGATGATTATCTGACACAGGTTCTTGGGTCACAGTGTCCCTCAAACGCTTGTCCTTATTACATTGACCGTTGGTCTTGATATATTT
This DNA window, taken from Tripterygium wilfordii isolate XIE 37 chromosome 20, ASM1340144v1, whole genome shotgun sequence, encodes the following:
- the LOC119986742 gene encoding uncharacterized protein LOC119986742 isoform X1, whose product is MKGRGHRLQSADLHHHDDWVDGSWTVDCVCGVNFDDGEEMVNCDECGVWVHTRCSRYVKGQDLFTCDKCKGKSNRNDSVETEVAQLLVELPTKTVRMESAYSANVPARQSFRLWTDIPMEHRVHVQGIPGGDPSLFKGLSSVFTPELWKCTGYVPKKFNFQYKEFPCWEEKEPDVKNEQENENLIDKGAGVLFSLSKESLLAAPVASMVGMRGKNKEDASERKESAKDMKKESTLLGPSVMQSCKRKKEDLWAWKDQSGKKKARNAHKEADGKNGSGHASKTVFAATSEAKQVEFHEDRGPKYIKTNGQCNKDKRLRDTVTQEPVSDNHLAVDNGAKEPKTKLTAIESSSEGLSSDISVRNASIEAVKEEDNAMVHQSSALIDNPSRNADSAPSLLKTNDVGHISVKQEGDGIMIGNVDGTVVGPDGSTVKPCVEDVAIAAQEWNCKQVYQIPNGDMSTSSFEPHIIVKEDFDDMENTGLSCDHTSETSKENIVGATGPKSNDPKVIDTDRTSEAFNDSLTDKADEFAGDPCRLTQELENSEGSMALQNCPSDPKQVSVYAEEVSKSVGTLSTSPALPSQHKVVVCVGKPSSASSIAVISRTSTSENSRPADTHNCNPISKQRVSDCNIGSKKNCSASDIGDEVRRDISRKSEKERSRSSLSCSSKASHSSKISHVPVPKQIETKDNFVHLSKTSLPQSIALTSVSGETGGSPQVQCASHEQNKISTSGSSQRGDRYNHSNPQPSSKMNHVPPMHPSVPSNSNAGLSDEELALRLHQELNSSPRVPRPRVRHAGSLPQLSSPTATSMLIKRTSSSGGKDHSSVSRRKYKDTSKDGFRRSHELEHDARKADRGPSSPDQRKDMGYAAESSSKREDIGSQARLHSVKKNFPSSSGATANSGPSSFAGANDHHASSMHNSPRNFSDEDTGTIRDPVHRTLPGLINEIMSKGRRMTYDELCNAVLPHWHNLRKHNGERYAYSTPSQAVLDCLRNRQEWAQLVDRGPKTNPSRRRRKFDAEYSEDNEYGKGRSVNELDSRGFESQRDEFPKGKRKARKRRRLALQGRGVKDLRKRQKVDMPSDDDIGSFSNSSEESNFSEDEIEGGARKVGTEASASSDEGTT
- the LOC119986742 gene encoding uncharacterized protein LOC119986742 isoform X2, with the translated sequence MKGRGHRLQSADLHHHDDWVDGSWTVDCVCGVNFDDGEEMVNCDECGVWVHTRCSRYVKGQDLFTCDKCKGKSNRNDSVETEVAQLLVELPTKTVRMESAYSANVPARQSFRLWTDIPMEHRVHVQGIPGGDPSLFKGLSSVFTPELWKCTGYVPKKFNFQYKEFPCWEEKEPDVKNEQENENLIDKGAGVLFSLSKESLLAAPVASMVGMRGKNKEDASERKESAKDMKKESTLLGPSVMQSCKRKKEDLWAWKDQSGKKKARNAHKEADGKNGSGHASKTATSEAKQVEFHEDRGPKYIKTNGQCNKDKRLRDTVTQEPVSDNHLAVDNGAKEPKTKLTAIESSSEGLSSDISVRNASIEAVKEEDNAMVHQSSALIDNPSRNADSAPSLLKTNDVGHISVKQEGDGIMIGNVDGTVVGPDGSTVKPCVEDVAIAAQEWNCKQVYQIPNGDMSTSSFEPHIIVKEDFDDMENTGLSCDHTSETSKENIVGATGPKSNDPKVIDTDRTSEAFNDSLTDKADEFAGDPCRLTQELENSEGSMALQNCPSDPKQVSVYAEEVSKSVGTLSTSPALPSQHKVVVCVGKPSSASSIAVISRTSTSENSRPADTHNCNPISKQRVSDCNIGSKKNCSASDIGDEVRRDISRKSEKERSRSSLSCSSKASHSSKISHVPVPKQIETKDNFVHLSKTSLPQSIALTSVSGETGGSPQVQCASHEQNKISTSGSSQRGDRYNHSNPQPSSKMNHVPPMHPSVPSNSNAGLSDEELALRLHQELNSSPRVPRPRVRHAGSLPQLSSPTATSMLIKRTSSSGGKDHSSVSRRKYKDTSKDGFRRSHELEHDARKADRGPSSPDQRKDMGYAAESSSKREDIGSQARLHSVKKNFPSSSGATANSGPSSFAGANDHHASSMHNSPRNFSDEDTGTIRDPVHRTLPGLINEIMSKGRRMTYDELCNAVLPHWHNLRKHNGERYAYSTPSQAVLDCLRNRQEWAQLVDRGPKTNPSRRRRKFDAEYSEDNEYGKGRSVNELDSRGFESQRDEFPKGKRKARKRRRLALQGRGVKDLRKRQKVDMPSDDDIGSFSNSSEESNFSEDEIEGGARKVGTEASASSDEGTT